A genome region from Hyalangium gracile includes the following:
- a CDS encoding hybrid sensor histidine kinase/response regulator: MHSRVGAHDWASTPLGRVESWQPSLAVLVKTLLASRYPMVLTWGPRLIQIYNDAYSRLIGDKHPSALGEDIRVTLAEAWDTLGPLIQEVMATGRANWIPALLLLLERNGYREESYFSVSHAPAEDDAGAIAGMLAVCSEVTEQVLGERRLRLLRDLSSKASEMRTMARTCQDVAATVSEHPLDVPFALLYLRAADGRTLKLSGVVGLEAGGAASPASVSLAEEGGAWPLARAAAGETVRVDDVTRHLAVKGGPWGDAVRSALVMPIASSEQSAPLGVLVAGLSPNRALDEGYASFYALLGSQVSVALRNAQAYEEERRRAEVLAELDRAKTAFFSNVSHEFRTPLTLMLGPLEDLLATDRLPPQAREELRLVHRNAMRLLRLVNTLLDFSRLEAGRLEASFEPTDLATFTTELASSFDSAVERAGLTLMLDCPPLPAPTYVDREMWEKIVLNLLSNALKFTFEGGIHVRLREQAGQAVLEVSDTGTGIPQADLPHLFERFYRVRGAKSRTHEGTGIGLSLVRELVRMHGGEVRVESQQGRGTTFTVSIPQGVAHLEAERIRAPRLLSSTASGVAPFLEEAARWGGSEAGDAGGREERSAPTGRIILADDNADMRDYVRRVLSSSFEIEAFPDGQAALEAALAHPPDLVLTDVMMPGLDGFALLRALREDPRTRGLPVVMLSARAGEEAAIEGLEAGADDYLVKPFSARELRARVRSNVELARMRRELSRQEGLAVSLREAIQARDEFLSVASHELKTPLAAFRLQLDLIERQLPPESRALLSQRLGIAARQVQRLHGLVETLLDVSQISMGRLSLRLEDVDLSGLVRETVERMREELERAGSPVTLETQGPLVGRYDRLRIEQLVTNLLSNAARYGEQKPVEVQVREVGGSAVLTVKDQGIGIAPEDRSRIFERFERAVSVRKYGGFGLGLWIARQVVEAHGGRIQVDSTPGQGSAFTVELPHRGGDGRTACIRRGGGAG; encoded by the coding sequence ATGCACTCGCGCGTGGGCGCGCATGACTGGGCGTCCACCCCGCTGGGCCGGGTCGAGTCCTGGCAGCCCAGCCTGGCGGTGCTCGTCAAGACGCTGCTCGCCTCGCGCTACCCCATGGTGCTCACCTGGGGGCCTCGGCTCATCCAGATCTACAACGACGCGTACTCCCGGCTCATTGGAGACAAGCACCCGTCCGCGCTCGGCGAGGACATCCGCGTCACGCTGGCCGAGGCCTGGGACACGCTGGGGCCGCTCATCCAGGAGGTGATGGCCACCGGCCGCGCCAACTGGATCCCCGCGCTGCTGCTCCTGCTGGAGCGCAACGGCTACCGCGAGGAGTCCTACTTCAGCGTCTCGCACGCTCCGGCGGAGGACGACGCGGGCGCCATCGCCGGCATGCTCGCGGTGTGCAGCGAGGTGACGGAGCAGGTGCTGGGCGAGCGGCGGCTGCGGCTGCTGAGGGACTTGTCCTCCAAGGCCAGCGAGATGCGCACCATGGCGCGGACGTGCCAGGACGTGGCGGCGACCGTCTCCGAGCACCCGCTGGATGTGCCCTTCGCGCTGCTCTACCTGCGCGCCGCGGATGGACGGACGCTGAAGCTCAGCGGCGTGGTGGGCCTGGAGGCGGGCGGGGCGGCGAGCCCGGCCTCCGTCTCGCTGGCGGAGGAGGGTGGTGCGTGGCCGCTGGCGCGGGCCGCCGCGGGCGAGACGGTGCGGGTGGACGACGTGACGCGCCACCTGGCGGTGAAGGGCGGGCCGTGGGGAGACGCGGTCCGCTCGGCGCTGGTGATGCCGATTGCCTCCTCGGAGCAGTCGGCGCCGCTCGGCGTGCTGGTGGCGGGGCTCAGCCCCAACCGGGCGCTGGATGAGGGGTACGCCTCCTTCTATGCGCTGCTGGGGAGCCAGGTGTCCGTGGCGCTGCGCAACGCTCAGGCCTACGAGGAAGAGCGGCGCCGGGCCGAGGTGCTCGCGGAATTGGACCGCGCCAAGACGGCCTTCTTCAGCAACGTCTCCCACGAGTTCCGCACGCCCCTCACGCTGATGCTGGGGCCGCTGGAGGATCTGCTCGCCACGGACCGCCTGCCCCCCCAGGCGCGGGAGGAGCTGCGGCTCGTCCACCGCAACGCCATGCGGCTGCTGCGGCTGGTGAACACGCTGCTGGACTTCAGCCGCCTGGAGGCGGGCCGGCTCGAGGCGAGCTTCGAGCCGACGGACCTGGCCACCTTCACCACCGAGCTGGCCAGCAGCTTCGACTCGGCGGTGGAGCGCGCGGGGCTGACGCTGATGCTGGACTGCCCTCCGCTCCCGGCGCCCACGTACGTGGACCGGGAGATGTGGGAGAAGATCGTCCTCAACCTGCTGTCCAACGCGCTCAAGTTCACCTTCGAGGGCGGCATCCACGTGCGGCTGCGCGAGCAGGCCGGGCAGGCCGTCCTGGAAGTCTCGGACACCGGGACGGGGATTCCCCAGGCGGACCTGCCGCACCTCTTCGAGCGCTTCTACCGGGTGCGGGGAGCGAAGAGCCGCACGCACGAGGGAACGGGCATCGGGCTCTCGCTCGTGCGGGAGCTGGTGCGGATGCACGGTGGCGAGGTGCGGGTGGAGAGTCAGCAGGGGCGTGGCACCACCTTCACCGTGTCCATTCCGCAGGGCGTGGCCCACCTGGAGGCCGAGCGGATCCGCGCTCCCCGACTGCTGTCCTCCACGGCGAGCGGCGTGGCGCCCTTCCTGGAGGAGGCCGCGCGCTGGGGAGGCAGCGAGGCAGGGGACGCGGGTGGACGGGAGGAGCGCTCGGCTCCCACGGGGCGCATCATCCTGGCCGACGACAACGCCGACATGCGTGACTACGTCCGGCGCGTCCTCTCTTCCTCGTTCGAAATCGAGGCGTTCCCGGACGGGCAGGCGGCGCTGGAGGCGGCCCTGGCCCACCCGCCGGACCTGGTGCTCACCGACGTGATGATGCCGGGCCTGGATGGCTTCGCGCTGCTCCGGGCGCTGCGGGAGGATCCGCGCACGCGCGGGCTGCCAGTGGTGATGCTGTCCGCCCGCGCCGGTGAGGAGGCCGCCATCGAGGGCCTGGAGGCGGGCGCGGATGACTACCTGGTGAAGCCCTTCAGCGCCCGGGAGCTTCGGGCGCGCGTGCGCTCCAACGTGGAGCTGGCGCGCATGCGCCGGGAGCTGAGCCGCCAGGAAGGGCTCGCGGTGAGCCTGCGCGAGGCCATCCAGGCCCGGGACGAGTTCCTGTCCGTCGCCAGCCACGAGCTGAAGACGCCCCTGGCGGCCTTCCGGCTGCAGCTGGACCTCATCGAGCGCCAGCTCCCGCCCGAGTCTCGTGCGCTCCTGAGCCAGCGGCTCGGCATCGCCGCCCGGCAGGTGCAGCGGCTGCACGGCCTGGTGGAGACGCTGCTGGATGTCTCGCAGATCTCCATGGGGCGGCTGAGCCTCCGGCTCGAGGACGTGGACCTGTCCGGCCTGGTGAGGGAGACGGTCGAGCGGATGCGCGAGGAGCTGGAGCGCGCGGGCTCTCCGGTGACGCTGGAGACGCAGGGTCCGCTGGTGGGCCGGTACGATCGGCTGCGCATCGAGCAGCTGGTGACGAACCTGCTCTCCAATGCGGCCCGCTACGGCGAGCAGAAGCCCGTCGAGGTGCAGGTCCGCGAAGTAGGAGGCAGCGCGGTGCTCACGGTGAAGGACCAGGGCATCGGCATTGCTCCCGAGGACCGGAGCCGCATCTTCGAGCGGTTCGAGCGGGCCGTCTCCGTCCGGAAGTACGGGGGCTTCGGGCTGGGGCTGTGGATCGCGCGCCAGGTGGTGGAGGCGCACGGCGGCCGCATCCAGGTGGACAGCACCCCGGGGCAGGGCTCGGCCTTCACCGTGGAGCTGCCACACCGTGGCGGTGACGGACGCACGGCCTGTATCCGGCGAGGGGGTGGTGCTGGATAG